Genomic segment of Bacteroidota bacterium:
GTACTACTATTTAGCAGGTTTTATAGATTGAATCAACTCTAATACTTTCTTTGTCTCCGATTCAATGGTAGCATAATCTTTTGCTTCCATTAATTTTTTACTGATAAGCTTACTTCCCATTCCTACTGCACATACTCCTGCTTTATACCAGCCCTCAATATTTTCTTTTGTTGTATCCACACCACCTGTTGGCATAAACAACAGTTTTGGAAAGATATCTTTTATTCCACTCAAAAAATCCGGGCCCAGCATATTTCCCGGAAACAGTTTGATGAATTTTATTCCTGCATTTTCTGCAGCAATTATTTCAGTTGGAGTCATACAACCCGGCGCATAAAAAATATCATTGCTAACACAGTAAGCTGCTACATCAGGAACAAACCCGGGGCTTACTAAAAAATCAGCCCCGGTGGCCATATAATCGGTAGCATGTTGCATGTTCTTAATTGTACCTACGCCTAATAATAATCCTGGCATTTCTGCATTTCGCAATGCAACCATCTTTTTAAAATTGGCCAAAGCAGCATCACCACGATTGGTATATTCCACCGCTTTGACACCAGCACGGTAAATTGCTTTCAGTACATCAAGACTTATTTCTTCACTTGGGTTAAAATACAAAGGAAGTATTCCCTGTGCTACTACTGCATCTGCTATTTGTTGTGTTCTGCTCAATTTGAAAAGTTTTAAGTTATATGTTTTAGGTTATAAGTAAGTTTTCTATCTTAAAACTTACCACTTATTACTTATGACTATATTTTCACTTTAATTACCAGTTTCTTTATCGTTCCTTCACCAATCATTGGCGCATGTACATCTTCCGGAAAGAAGATAGCAAATTGACCATCGGTAAGTTGAAAAAATGTATCCGGTGCATCATGATATAACTGTACATCTTTTTCAGCATTATAATCACCATTAGGTGTTACACATTTTTCCCTCGGTTTCCAGCCAATTGTTTCTATACCATTTATGCAAAGCTGTATGTCGATATTTTTATTATGACATTCAAATTTAGAACAGCTTGCTTCTTTGGTTTTACCAGGTGAATTGCTGAAAATTGCTTTCAGCCCTTCTGTAATATCAGATTTGCCATCAGCTGCATTTGCCAGGTCAGTCTGATTGATAAACTCAAATGCCTTTGCAAATAATGGATGTGCAGAAAAATATTTCGAAGCGTTTTTTAATGTATCTATTATCATAATTCTTTTTTAACGTTGAACACGGCCACTACCGTCTCCTTTCATCAATTCTTTTACATCGCTTAATGTTGCATGATTCAGGTCACCTGGTATTGTATGCTTTAA
This window contains:
- a CDS encoding bifunctional 4-hydroxy-2-oxoglutarate aldolase/2-dehydro-3-deoxy-phosphogluconate aldolase — translated: MSRTQQIADAVVAQGILPLYFNPSEEISLDVLKAIYRAGVKAVEYTNRGDAALANFKKMVALRNAEMPGLLLGVGTIKNMQHATDYMATGADFLVSPGFVPDVAAYCVSNDIFYAPGCMTPTEIIAAENAGIKFIKLFPGNMLGPDFLSGIKDIFPKLLFMPTGGVDTTKENIEGWYKAGVCAVGMGSKLISKKLMEAKDYATIESETKKVLELIQSIKPAK
- a CDS encoding DUF386 domain-containing protein, with the protein product MIIDTLKNASKYFSAHPLFAKAFEFINQTDLANAADGKSDITEGLKAIFSNSPGKTKEASCSKFECHNKNIDIQLCINGIETIGWKPREKCVTPNGDYNAEKDVQLYHDAPDTFFQLTDGQFAIFFPEDVHAPMIGEGTIKKLVIKVKI